The following coding sequences lie in one Synechococcus sp. CC9902 genomic window:
- a CDS encoding MFS transporter, translating to MSGPSLSSPEPALPTSSNPEGKRGIQAVMALGDFRKLWLGQIFSQLADKFYIVLMVFLIDQHLLVMGGGGTGVLADMASDYGLDISTRTKVITLLATGIFVANTIPAMVLGTLAGVWADRWPKRRVMVASNALRALLVVFAPLFLLPGPLWLGLPWGYWGLVGMTFLESILTQFFAPSEQAAIPVLVPNQHLLAANSLYQATSMGATILGFALGEPILRALHHLFAFAGIDGGEFVLLPLCYGLAALSLARLSLRETPKPPPTTSVWAEIGEGLQVLREVPSVRGAMLHLVLLYSLLAALYVLALQLAALISSLGPSGFGALLAMSGVGLAIGAIVIAQMGHQFSRRRLTASGLGTITFTLVLLSQLRGSLIFTLALCGILGIGAALVAIPAQTTIQEETPEAERGRVFGLQNNLINIALSLPLVLAGTLVSSLGLKPVLLLLAGLALIAALLEKPWQRC from the coding sequence TTGAGCGGCCCAAGCCTGTCCAGCCCAGAACCCGCCCTGCCCACCAGCAGCAACCCGGAAGGCAAGCGCGGGATCCAAGCCGTGATGGCCTTGGGCGATTTTCGCAAACTCTGGCTGGGTCAAATTTTTTCCCAGCTTGCGGACAAGTTCTACATCGTGTTGATGGTCTTTTTGATCGATCAACACCTTCTGGTGATGGGTGGCGGCGGCACCGGGGTTCTGGCGGATATGGCCTCTGATTACGGGCTCGATATCAGCACCCGCACCAAGGTGATCACCCTGTTGGCCACAGGCATTTTTGTTGCCAACACCATCCCCGCCATGGTTCTTGGAACTCTGGCGGGCGTTTGGGCCGACCGATGGCCCAAACGGCGGGTGATGGTGGCATCGAATGCACTACGAGCCCTGCTGGTGGTGTTCGCCCCCCTCTTTCTTCTGCCTGGGCCCCTTTGGCTTGGCCTGCCATGGGGGTACTGGGGATTGGTGGGAATGACGTTCCTTGAATCGATCCTGACCCAGTTCTTTGCTCCCTCTGAGCAAGCAGCGATTCCAGTGTTGGTCCCGAACCAACACCTTCTTGCAGCCAATTCCCTCTATCAAGCCACCAGCATGGGGGCAACGATTCTGGGATTCGCCCTGGGGGAACCCATTCTGCGCGCACTGCATCATCTTTTTGCCTTTGCAGGTATCGATGGCGGTGAATTTGTTCTGCTTCCGCTTTGCTATGGCCTCGCAGCACTGAGCTTGGCGCGGTTGTCCCTGAGAGAGACACCAAAACCACCCCCAACCACGTCTGTTTGGGCCGAGATTGGTGAGGGGCTACAGGTGTTGCGTGAGGTGCCCTCCGTTCGCGGAGCGATGCTGCACTTGGTTCTTCTGTACAGCCTGCTGGCAGCCCTTTACGTGCTGGCGCTCCAGCTCGCCGCCCTGATCTCCAGCCTCGGACCGTCCGGTTTCGGTGCGCTCCTGGCCATGAGCGGAGTGGGCCTTGCGATCGGTGCCATCGTGATTGCGCAAATGGGTCATCAATTCAGCCGACGACGCCTCACCGCCTCAGGTCTTGGCACGATCACCTTCACGCTGGTGCTCCTGAGCCAACTGCGCGGATCCCTGATCTTCACCTTGGCCCTGTGCGGGATCTTGGGAATTGGAGCCGCGCTGGTGGCCATTCCCGCCCAAACCACGATTCAAGAGGAAACCCCAGAAGCAGAGCGCGGCCGCGTCTTCGGGTTACAGAACAACCTGATCAATATCGCCTTGAGTCTTCCCCTGGTGCTGGCGGGCACTCTCGTCAGCAGTCTTGGCCTAAAACCAGTGTTGTTACTTCTTGCGGGGCTCGCCTTAATCGCGGCATTACTCGAGAAGCCATGGCAACGCTGCTAA
- a CDS encoding YlqD family protein → MSDGTFLNIKRPITVRAVVTPTWKEEAERELSNGIATADQQLAQLEQEGQEVVDQVRRQSANPLDPRVQDQVGQIQQQVAAKRAELEEQKRNLLQQQAQVRELEMDQIVEQGQLESTCELKVGDNLVQKMQVAIVVRDGVVQTIEEG, encoded by the coding sequence ATGTCCGACGGCACGTTCTTAAACATCAAGCGTCCGATCACGGTGCGCGCCGTCGTGACCCCGACCTGGAAAGAGGAAGCCGAGCGTGAGCTCAGCAATGGCATCGCGACAGCCGACCAGCAGCTGGCGCAGCTGGAACAGGAGGGTCAGGAGGTCGTGGATCAGGTTCGTCGTCAGAGTGCGAATCCCCTGGACCCAAGGGTTCAGGATCAAGTGGGACAAATTCAGCAACAGGTGGCGGCCAAGCGCGCAGAGCTCGAAGAGCAAAAGCGCAACCTGTTGCAACAGCAGGCTCAGGTCCGCGAACTGGAGATGGATCAGATTGTCGAACAGGGTCAGTTGGAGAGCACCTGTGAGCTCAAGGTGGGCGACAACCTCGTGCAAAAAATGCAAGTTGCCATCGTTGTTCGCGATGGAGTGGTGCAGACAATTGAAGAAGGTTGA
- the lipB gene encoding lipoyl(octanoyl) transferase LipB — MPVDIGKLVTRRSSEHPAGAFLFEPSVLIPFERAWRDQQLWQQRLFEEPSSPEAVWILQHPACYTLGRGASAQHLHFDPNEPPAPLHRIDRGGEVTHHLPGQLVAYPVLDLQRHTPDLHLYLRQLELVVIDVLRDLGLQGECLPGLTGVWVGRCKVAAIGVGCRRWITQHGLALNVDCELQGFAEITPCGLVGHQVGRLCDWMPGLRVSDVQPLLRQSLAARFHLAWIPQA, encoded by the coding sequence GTGCCGGTGGATATCGGCAAGCTAGTAACGCGTCGCTCTTCGGAACACCCCGCGGGTGCATTTCTTTTTGAGCCGTCCGTGCTGATCCCGTTTGAGCGGGCTTGGCGGGATCAGCAGCTCTGGCAGCAACGCCTGTTTGAGGAGCCGTCCTCCCCCGAAGCGGTTTGGATTCTGCAGCACCCCGCCTGTTACACCCTCGGGCGTGGTGCCAGTGCCCAACACCTGCATTTCGACCCCAACGAACCACCAGCCCCGTTGCATCGCATTGATCGAGGCGGGGAGGTGACCCATCATTTGCCGGGTCAGTTGGTGGCATATCCCGTTTTGGATTTGCAACGGCATACACCAGATCTCCACTTGTATTTGCGGCAGTTGGAACTGGTGGTGATTGATGTGTTGCGTGATTTAGGCCTCCAGGGCGAATGCTTACCGGGCCTTACGGGTGTGTGGGTGGGACGGTGCAAGGTGGCGGCGATTGGTGTGGGCTGTCGCCGTTGGATTACGCAACATGGGTTGGCTCTCAATGTGGATTGCGAACTCCAGGGTTTTGCCGAAATCACACCCTGTGGATTGGTTGGCCATCAGGTCGGTCGACTGTGCGATTGGATGCCTGGGCTGAGGGTGAGCGATGTGCAGCCTTTGCTTCGCCAGTCCCTCGCTGCCCGCTTCCACCTGGCGTGGATCCCGCAGGCGTGA
- the recO gene encoding DNA repair protein RecO, translating into MADRRLEGLALKVGPLGEHDRLLSLLSDAEGLTRFAVPGARRPKSSLAAAAPLTLLELQVGGRSGLGRVRQLRVLRSFSRLGQRLETLSAAQALCDLCLQLAADDPVNGLLSTVLLHLERLESHADDADLVLAGTVQASIHLLTLGGYGLPMQSCCLSGAPLDAPLGQWDWRCSLLPEDGFAIHSQPNSAIELNPSELALLQRLVRADLPRRQDGELMGPQRVWLRLLRVVELWVRTHLAHRSRALAMLRETLITPA; encoded by the coding sequence ATGGCGGACCGACGCTTGGAGGGTTTAGCCCTAAAGGTGGGACCGCTTGGGGAACACGACCGTCTGCTGAGCCTGCTCAGTGATGCAGAGGGACTAACCCGATTTGCCGTACCTGGCGCACGACGTCCCAAAAGCAGCTTGGCAGCCGCCGCCCCACTCACCCTGCTGGAACTTCAGGTGGGGGGGCGCAGTGGTCTGGGCCGGGTTCGCCAATTAAGAGTGCTGCGCAGTTTTTCAAGGCTGGGGCAACGTTTGGAAACCCTGTCTGCCGCTCAAGCCCTTTGCGACCTTTGCCTGCAATTGGCAGCTGACGACCCCGTGAATGGCCTGCTGAGCACCGTTCTGCTCCATTTGGAACGCTTGGAAAGCCATGCCGACGATGCTGATCTTGTTTTGGCAGGCACCGTTCAAGCCTCGATTCACCTGCTCACCCTGGGCGGCTACGGCCTACCCATGCAAAGTTGCTGTCTAAGTGGTGCACCGCTGGACGCACCCCTAGGCCAGTGGGACTGGCGCTGCAGCCTGTTGCCAGAGGACGGATTCGCCATCCATTCCCAACCGAATTCCGCCATCGAGCTCAACCCGTCGGAACTGGCCCTTCTACAGCGACTCGTACGAGCCGATTTGCCACGGCGGCAGGATGGGGAACTGATGGGGCCCCAGCGGGTTTGGCTGCGATTACTACGGGTCGTTGAACTTTGGGTGCGCACCCATTTAGCCCACCGCAGTCGAGCGCTCGCCATGCTGCGCGAAACACTGATCACGCCGGCATAA
- the deoC gene encoding deoxyribose-phosphate aldolase produces the protein MAAIPKDLPDLPPLLDQAILDPLLNDEQLHELCDASRQENVRAICTSLQLLPVLRQRLGASEGGPKLIAAIGFPFGALPAELKQAEAEWAASQGAEELDVVPDFRALANGSITSFADELGALCGLGLPLRVVLDMARLTEDQLALAVEASIDAGATGVQTGNGFGPACHPEQVKQLMGLCRKRCGIKAAGGIHSIDRVAELVEAGADLLGTSSAPQLLQSLRQPMG, from the coding sequence ATGGCCGCAATCCCCAAGGACCTTCCGGACCTACCCCCTCTTCTGGATCAGGCCATCCTCGATCCCTTGCTGAACGACGAACAACTCCATGAGTTGTGCGATGCCAGCCGCCAGGAAAATGTTCGAGCCATCTGCACCAGCCTGCAGCTGTTGCCAGTGCTGCGTCAGCGGTTAGGAGCATCAGAAGGGGGGCCGAAATTGATAGCAGCGATCGGATTTCCATTCGGTGCCCTGCCCGCTGAACTCAAACAGGCCGAGGCTGAATGGGCCGCATCCCAGGGCGCCGAAGAGCTGGATGTTGTGCCTGATTTCCGAGCACTTGCCAACGGAAGTATCACCAGCTTTGCCGATGAGCTAGGCGCGCTCTGTGGTCTGGGATTGCCGCTGAGGGTGGTCCTCGACATGGCCCGTTTGACGGAGGATCAACTCGCCCTCGCGGTGGAAGCGTCCATCGATGCCGGCGCCACGGGCGTCCAAACCGGCAATGGCTTCGGACCGGCCTGTCATCCGGAGCAGGTGAAGCAACTGATGGGGCTCTGCCGCAAACGCTGCGGCATCAAAGCCGCCGGTGGGATTCACAGCATCGATCGCGTTGCAGAATTAGTCGAAGCCGGTGCCGACCTGCTGGGGACCAGCAGTGCGCCCCAATTGCTTCAATCCCTCCGCCAACCGATGGGTTAG
- the hpf gene encoding ribosome hibernation-promoting factor, HPF/YfiA family — MKVLIHGRNLEITPALREYTNTKLERATSHFGDAIREADVHLSVARNPRVPQQTAEVTVFANGTVIRAQERSENLYASIDLVVGKLARQLRKWKERHADHHHSHGHSASLTPSTEEVSDESAVEGSLVDGKEAQLPEPGVRRKYFSMPPMTLDDARHQLDVIDHDFYLFRDSKTGDLQVIYRRNHGGYGVIQARE; from the coding sequence ATGAAGGTGCTGATCCATGGTCGCAACCTCGAGATCACTCCGGCGCTGCGGGAGTACACCAACACAAAACTGGAACGGGCCACGTCCCATTTCGGTGATGCCATCCGCGAAGCCGATGTTCACTTGTCTGTGGCGAGGAACCCACGGGTCCCCCAGCAAACCGCAGAGGTGACGGTGTTTGCAAACGGCACGGTGATTCGTGCCCAAGAACGCAGCGAAAACCTTTACGCCAGCATTGATTTAGTTGTCGGCAAGCTGGCGCGACAGCTGCGCAAATGGAAAGAGCGTCATGCGGATCACCACCACAGCCACGGCCACAGCGCCAGCCTGACGCCCAGCACCGAGGAAGTCAGCGATGAGAGCGCTGTTGAGGGATCTCTCGTTGACGGGAAAGAGGCACAGCTTCCCGAGCCAGGCGTGCGACGCAAATACTTTTCAATGCCACCGATGACGCTGGATGACGCTCGGCATCAACTGGACGTGATCGACCACGATTTCTATCTTTTTAGGGACAGTAAAACCGGCGATTTGCAGGTGATTTATCGCCGAAACCACGGCGGTTATGGCGTGATCCAAGCGAGGGAGTAA
- a CDS encoding 1,2-dihydroxy-3-keto-5-methylthiopentene dioxygenase yields MSRLSIFPDGSTSMDQSSPTPLLVTETPAEIQAELARRGIGFEQWPALQELPLAADQSWILKAYANEIDRVKRDGGYATVDAIRMTPDHPERVALRSKFLAEHTHAEDEVRFFVEGRGLFCLHLGAEVLLTLCERGDLIRVPAGTKHWFDMGGQPAFCAVRWFNNAVGWVATFTGNTISERFPTLD; encoded by the coding sequence ATGAGTCGTCTCAGCATCTTTCCAGATGGATCGACGTCGATGGATCAGAGCTCGCCAACGCCGCTGTTGGTGACGGAAACTCCCGCTGAGATTCAAGCTGAACTCGCGCGGCGTGGGATCGGCTTTGAGCAGTGGCCTGCACTGCAGGAGTTGCCACTTGCAGCAGATCAGTCGTGGATTTTGAAGGCCTATGCCAACGAGATTGACCGCGTGAAGCGGGACGGCGGCTACGCCACGGTTGATGCGATTCGGATGACCCCCGATCACCCCGAGCGGGTTGCCCTGCGCAGCAAATTTCTGGCGGAACACACCCATGCGGAAGATGAAGTGCGATTTTTTGTGGAAGGACGGGGTTTGTTCTGCCTGCACCTCGGTGCAGAAGTGCTACTCACCCTGTGTGAACGGGGGGATTTGATTCGGGTTCCGGCTGGAACGAAGCATTGGTTTGATATGGGAGGCCAGCCAGCGTTCTGTGCTGTGCGCTGGTTCAACAACGCGGTGGGTTGGGTGGCAACATTTACGGGGAACACAATTTCTGAGCGCTTCCCCACGTTGGATTGA
- a CDS encoding AMP-binding protein, with protein MTASWTPTARETTSLQRHGHTQSFTRVDSMWPWLADRYGTITALDAPHATHPEQFSFGELAERIATAAAAFDAKGVRKGDVVALFSENSPRWLVADQALMRCGAADAVRGASAPVEELRYILEDSKATALVVQNADLWRRLALTPAQRTRLKVVVQLEGDPVDGLTGWDTLLSSAAGLSPVTRTQNLDGDGKIAANQVATILYTSGTTGQPKGVPLTHANLLHQIRSLACVAYPKPGDPVLSVLPIWHAYERSASYFFLSCACTQTYTTIKQLKKDLPRVQPIAMATVPRLWESVQAGFEDVVKTFPPSRQRLLRAALSNSSAQRQALRRASNLMLEPVPWAGRFQAAGVALLRWPLHALASALLWPKVRRQLSGGQLAYPISGGGAIAPHIDAFFEAVGIELLVGYGLTETSPVISCRRPWHNIRGSSGLPLPGTEFRIVDPESGTLLGCRQRGRVLVRGPQVMAGYWGKPDATAKVLDADGWFDTGDLGMLLADGSVALTGRAKDTIVLSSGENIEPGPLEEVLVASPLIEQVMLVGQDERQLAALIVPRADVIVVWAGQQGLSLANDLGGKPGDQALLRLLMQECNRLLKQRVGARGDERLAGVVLVDPFTIDNGLLTQTLKQRRDRITARDNTLIRGLYSR; from the coding sequence ATGACGGCCAGCTGGACCCCTACCGCTCGGGAAACGACGTCGCTGCAACGTCATGGCCATACCCAGAGCTTCACCCGGGTGGATTCCATGTGGCCATGGTTGGCGGATCGGTATGGAACGATCACCGCCCTCGATGCTCCCCACGCCACCCATCCAGAACAGTTCAGTTTTGGTGAATTGGCCGAACGCATCGCGACGGCTGCTGCCGCGTTTGACGCCAAGGGTGTTCGAAAGGGTGACGTTGTGGCGTTGTTTTCTGAGAACAGTCCCCGCTGGTTGGTGGCCGACCAAGCCCTGATGCGTTGTGGTGCCGCTGATGCTGTTCGGGGTGCGTCTGCCCCTGTTGAGGAGCTCCGTTACATCCTTGAGGATTCAAAGGCCACAGCCCTTGTGGTCCAGAACGCTGATCTGTGGCGCCGCTTGGCATTGACGCCGGCGCAGCGAACGCGCTTGAAGGTGGTGGTGCAGCTCGAGGGTGATCCGGTGGATGGACTCACCGGTTGGGACACGCTGCTGTCGTCTGCGGCTGGCCTCTCTCCGGTGACGCGTACGCAAAACCTTGATGGAGACGGGAAGATCGCAGCAAACCAGGTGGCCACGATTTTGTACACCTCAGGTACGACCGGTCAGCCGAAGGGGGTGCCGCTCACGCACGCCAATTTGTTGCACCAAATTCGCTCCTTGGCCTGTGTGGCCTATCCCAAGCCAGGGGATCCGGTGCTGAGCGTTTTGCCGATTTGGCATGCCTATGAGCGCAGTGCCAGTTACTTCTTTCTGTCGTGTGCCTGCACACAGACCTACACCACGATTAAGCAACTCAAAAAGGATCTGCCCAGGGTGCAACCGATTGCGATGGCCACCGTGCCACGGTTGTGGGAGTCGGTGCAGGCTGGCTTCGAGGATGTGGTGAAAACGTTTCCGCCTTCCCGACAACGCTTGCTTCGAGCTGCCCTCAGCAACAGTTCTGCTCAGCGACAAGCCCTGCGTCGGGCGAGCAACTTGATGTTGGAGCCTGTGCCCTGGGCAGGACGATTCCAGGCCGCTGGGGTGGCCCTTCTCCGCTGGCCGCTACATGCTTTGGCATCGGCCTTGTTGTGGCCCAAGGTGCGCCGTCAGCTGAGCGGCGGGCAGCTTGCTTATCCCATCAGTGGAGGAGGAGCGATTGCCCCCCACATCGATGCGTTTTTTGAAGCGGTGGGCATTGAACTTTTGGTGGGCTATGGCCTCACTGAAACCAGTCCGGTGATTAGTTGTCGGCGCCCTTGGCACAACATTCGCGGCAGTTCGGGTTTGCCGTTGCCAGGCACGGAATTCCGGATTGTGGATCCTGAATCTGGAACGTTGCTGGGGTGTCGCCAGAGGGGACGCGTTCTGGTGCGCGGACCGCAGGTGATGGCGGGTTATTGGGGCAAACCCGATGCCACAGCCAAAGTTCTTGACGCTGATGGCTGGTTTGATACTGGTGATCTCGGAATGCTCCTGGCGGATGGCTCGGTGGCTTTAACGGGCCGTGCGAAGGACACGATCGTCTTAAGCAGTGGCGAAAACATTGAGCCCGGACCGTTGGAGGAAGTCCTGGTGGCGAGTCCACTGATCGAGCAGGTGATGCTGGTGGGGCAGGACGAGCGCCAATTGGCAGCGTTAATCGTGCCTCGGGCCGATGTGATTGTTGTTTGGGCTGGTCAGCAAGGACTCAGCCTTGCAAACGACCTCGGTGGAAAGCCAGGTGATCAGGCGCTGCTCCGACTGCTGATGCAGGAATGCAATCGACTGTTGAAGCAGCGTGTTGGCGCTCGCGGAGATGAACGGCTGGCGGGGGTGGTTTTGGTGGATCCCTTCACCATCGACAACGGCTTACTCACCCAAACCTTGAAGCAACGTCGCGACCGAATCACCGCCCGGGACAACACCCTGATCCGTGGGCTATACAGCCGTTAG
- a CDS encoding methyltransferase family protein, protein MFSGWGLSWAGWLDNRRGEWWLGAQLALIAAHLLPVWPVPAFWGLVSWPRLLFGFGLLLLAFGLIRAVQALLSLGASLSPLPVPKQHNQLIRTGVYGHCRHPMYQAVLLCSLGVVVATGSLFHLGLFLVLAMVLRGKARFEELALRQLHPDYVAYAAITPAIVRDCPGLDWRCIE, encoded by the coding sequence ATGTTTTCCGGCTGGGGTTTGAGTTGGGCGGGTTGGTTGGACAATCGCCGTGGCGAATGGTGGCTGGGCGCTCAGTTGGCATTGATTGCAGCTCATCTTCTGCCCGTGTGGCCGGTTCCAGCGTTTTGGGGACTCGTGAGCTGGCCGCGCCTGTTGTTTGGTTTTGGTCTGCTGCTGTTGGCTTTTGGGCTCATTCGGGCGGTTCAGGCCTTGCTTTCTCTTGGAGCAAGCCTGTCGCCCCTACCAGTGCCAAAGCAGCACAATCAGCTGATTCGCACTGGGGTGTATGGCCATTGCCGACATCCGATGTATCAGGCGGTGTTGCTTTGTTCCCTCGGGGTGGTTGTGGCCACTGGCAGCCTGTTTCATCTCGGATTGTTCCTTGTTTTGGCGATGGTGTTGCGCGGCAAGGCTCGTTTTGAAGAGTTGGCTTTGCGCCAGCTGCATCCCGACTACGTCGCCTATGCCGCAATCACTCCAGCGATTGTTAGAGATTGCCCAGGGTTGGACTGGCGATGCATCGAATGA
- the cobI gene encoding precorrin-2 C(20)-methyltransferase produces MLRRLIAWLPGVPLLTIIDPKSPGSLTLVGVGPGNPSLLTLAAVHAIETSDVIAYPVARLAAQSMAARIAAQWIRDDHTCLPLLFPMVDGAEPRRAAWHAAAQTLRKLVTEGQQVVLLCEGDASLFATCSYVLMALQQQWPDCPCHVIPGVSSVSAAAAAGLWPLALQQDQLLLRPCPESPAELTIELDEAKEKGRVLVLLKLGHRWEWVQPLLDERKLLEKALFAEKVGWPDQQIQTADTVAASQRPYFSLLLIRQAWPDVLP; encoded by the coding sequence ATGCTGAGACGACTCATCGCCTGGCTCCCGGGCGTTCCACTGCTGACCATCATCGATCCCAAGTCCCCAGGGTCGCTCACGCTTGTGGGGGTCGGCCCCGGCAATCCGTCCCTGTTGACCCTGGCCGCCGTCCATGCCATCGAAACCAGCGACGTGATCGCTTACCCCGTGGCTCGTCTGGCCGCTCAAAGCATGGCCGCCCGCATTGCTGCCCAGTGGATCCGCGACGACCACACGTGTTTGCCCCTGCTCTTCCCGATGGTGGATGGAGCTGAACCCAGGCGCGCGGCATGGCACGCCGCAGCCCAAACCCTCCGGAAGCTTGTCACCGAGGGACAACAAGTTGTTCTGCTGTGCGAAGGCGATGCCTCCCTCTTCGCCACATGCAGCTATGTGCTGATGGCCTTGCAACAGCAATGGCCCGACTGTCCCTGCCATGTGATCCCTGGCGTCTCATCGGTTTCAGCAGCGGCGGCCGCTGGTCTTTGGCCACTGGCGTTACAGCAAGATCAACTGCTGCTGCGCCCCTGTCCGGAAAGTCCCGCCGAATTGACGATCGAGCTTGATGAAGCGAAGGAGAAGGGGCGCGTCTTGGTCCTCCTCAAGTTGGGCCATCGCTGGGAGTGGGTCCAACCCCTACTAGATGAACGAAAGTTGCTTGAGAAAGCTCTATTCGCCGAAAAAGTGGGATGGCCAGACCAGCAGATCCAAACTGCTGACACCGTTGCCGCCAGCCAAAGGCCCTACTTTTCTCTGCTGTTGATTCGTCAGGCTTGGCCCGACGTCCTCCCTTAA
- a CDS encoding glycosyltransferase family 4 protein yields the protein MVQIAWLGKKSPFCGNVSYGLSTTEALRQRGHQTHFIHFDTPLSPERGAAALLGTDPDVSLPYLVKSQVYTIPSLGAQRELRDSLERIKPDLVHASLTLSPLDFRLPELCQQLGVPLVATFHPAFDADAGLRNLSAGTQQLSYQLYAPFLARYDRVIVFSKLQADVLIKLGVPAKTLAVIPNGVDTDRWCPASQSTVSLLQKTVRQRLGNERIFLYMGRLATEKNVEALLRAWRLVSPEGCRLVVVGDGPLTSSLQNQFSDPQILWWGYEPDLETRIALLQCAEVFLLPSLVEGLSLALLEAMATGTACVATDAGADGEVLAGGAGIVMSTQGVTTQLRTLLPVLRDQPVLTAELGRRARERAIERYTIGCNIDAMEKLYRDLLDDFRVAA from the coding sequence TTGGTGCAAATTGCATGGCTTGGTAAGAAGTCGCCCTTCTGCGGGAACGTGTCCTACGGGCTGAGCACCACTGAGGCGCTCCGTCAGCGCGGCCATCAAACTCATTTCATTCATTTCGACACCCCACTCAGTCCTGAGCGGGGTGCGGCAGCTCTACTGGGAACTGATCCAGATGTGAGCCTGCCGTACTTGGTGAAATCCCAGGTGTACACAATTCCCTCCCTGGGCGCACAACGGGAACTTCGGGACTCTCTGGAGCGGATCAAACCCGATTTGGTTCACGCCAGTCTCACGTTGTCCCCCCTTGACTTTCGTCTTCCAGAGCTGTGCCAGCAATTGGGGGTTCCTTTAGTAGCAACCTTCCATCCCGCCTTTGATGCCGATGCTGGATTACGCAATCTGTCCGCCGGCACCCAACAGCTTTCTTACCAGCTCTATGCACCCTTCCTAGCCCGCTACGACAGGGTGATCGTGTTCTCGAAACTCCAGGCAGATGTGTTGATCAAGCTTGGGGTCCCGGCAAAAACACTCGCCGTGATTCCCAACGGTGTTGACACCGATCGCTGGTGTCCTGCCAGTCAGAGCACGGTTTCACTTTTGCAAAAAACCGTGCGTCAACGGCTTGGAAACGAGCGCATTTTTCTCTACATGGGGCGGCTTGCCACCGAGAAAAATGTTGAAGCCCTATTGAGGGCATGGCGCTTGGTCTCGCCCGAAGGCTGTCGGTTGGTGGTGGTAGGTGACGGCCCCCTCACCAGCAGTTTGCAGAACCAATTCAGTGATCCACAGATCCTCTGGTGGGGTTACGAACCCGATTTAGAAACGCGGATCGCACTGCTGCAGTGCGCAGAGGTGTTTTTACTGCCAAGCCTCGTCGAAGGCTTATCCCTCGCCTTGCTTGAGGCGATGGCAACTGGAACGGCATGCGTCGCCACCGATGCTGGAGCCGATGGCGAGGTCTTAGCCGGAGGGGCCGGGATTGTGATGAGTACCCAGGGGGTGACCACCCAACTCCGCACATTGCTGCCTGTGCTGCGAGATCAGCCCGTTCTGACGGCAGAACTCGGACGTCGAGCCCGTGAACGAGCGATTGAGCGCTACACCATCGGTTGCAACATCGACGCGATGGAGAAGCTGTATCGCGATTTACTCGACGACTTCAGGGTCGCCGCCTAG